The Streptomyces sp. TLI_105 DNA segment GGTGGCGGAGACGTCCTGCCCGTACGCGCCGACGTTCTGGATGGGGGTCGCGCCGGCCGAGCCGGGGATGCCGGCCAGGCACTCGATCCCGGCGAGCCCGGCCTCGACGGTCCGCGCCACGGCGTCCGTCCAGACCTCGCCGGCGGCGAGCTCCAGGCTCGTGCCGTCCAGGACGAAGCCGGTGGTGGCGATGCGCAGCGCCGTGCCGTCGAAGCCCTTGTCCCCGATGACCAGGTTGGAGCCGCCGCCGATGATCAGCAGCGGGGTCCCGGCGGCGTCGGCCGCGCGGACCGCCTCGACCACCTCGTCGTCGGTGGTGGCGGTGACGAGCCGGGTGGCGGGCCCGCCGAGCCGGAAGGTGGTCAGGGGCGCGAGGGGGGCGTCTGCGATCTGCTGCACGGGCTCAAGGGTACGGGCCCGCCGCTTCGGCGACGGGCCCGTGACGCTCGCACGGCGGCTCGTACGGTCAGGCGAGACGGACCACGGCCCGGCTCATGCCCAGGACCTTCTGCCCGGCGCTCGTCGCCGTGATGTCGACCCGCACCTGCTGGTCGTCCAGCTTGGCTGCGACCTTGGCGGAGACCTCGATCAGGGCGCCGGTCCCGTCATTGGGGACGACGACCGGCTTGGTGAAGCGGACCCCGTACTCGACGACGGCGGCGGGGTCGCCGGCCCAGTCGGTGACGACGCGGATCGCCTCGGCCATGGTGAACATGCCGTGGGCGATGACGTCCGGGAGGCCGACCTCGACCGCGAACTTCTCGTTCCAGTGGATCGGGTTGAAGTCCCCGGAGGCGCCGGCGTACCGCACGAGCGTGGCGCGGGTCACGGGGAAGGTCTGCGCGGGCAGCTCGGTGCCGACCTCGACCTCGTCGTAGGCGATCTTCGCGGTCATGGTCAGGCCCCCTCGGGTGCGCGGGAGACGAGCTTGGTCCAGGCGGTGACGACGTGCTCGCCGGAGGCGTCGTGGACCTCGCCGCGGATGTCCAGGATGTCGTTGCCGGCGAGGGACTTGATCGCCTCGATGGTGGAGGTGACCGAGAGCCGGTCCCCGGCGCGTACGGGCCGGGTGTAGACGAACTTCTGGTCGCCGTGGACGACGCGGCTGTAGTCGAGGCCCAGCTGCGGGTCCTCGATGACGGCGCCGGCCGCCTTGAATGTGATGGCGAACACGAAAGTGGGCGGGGCGATCACATCGGAATGTCCGAGCGCCTTGGCCGCTTCGGTGTCGGTGTACGCGGGATTGGCGTCACCGATCGCCTCGGCGAACTCGCGGATCTTCTCGCGGCCGACCTCGTAGGGCGCGGTGGGCGGATAGGTCCGGCCCACGAAGGACTGGTCGAGCGCCATGGACTCGATACCTCCTGGATTTGTTGCCGACAAACGACACGAGGCCGCCCCCGGGTGGGGACGGCCTCGTGTACGAGCCTGATTAGCGCGTCTCGCGGTGCGCAGTGTGCGAGTTGCAGCGAGGGCAGTGCTTCTTCATCTCAAGACGGTCCGGGTTGTTACGCCGGTTCTTCTTGGTGATGTAGTTCCGCTCCTTGCACTCCACGCAGGCCAGCGTGATCTTCGGGCGGACGTCGGTGGCAGCCACGTGAGTGCTCCTTGACGGACGGATGGACGGATGAACGCATAGAAGAGTAGCCGATCGAAGGACCGACCCCACAATCGGCTACTGTCTGTAGCGGTGACCGGACTTGAACCGGTGACACAGCGATTATGAGCCGCTTGCTCTACCGACTGAGCTACACCGCTTTGATGATCCGGACCCCGCCCGAAGGCGGGATCCCTCTCACCAGAGCCCCAATACGGAATCGAACCGTAGACCTTCTCCTTACCATGGAGACGCTCTACCGACTGAGCTATTGGGGCGAGCGAGGAAGACATTACACGGTCTCCGGCCCATCACCCAAATCCGTTTCCCCGAGGCCTCCCGACAGCCCTCACCAGGCGTCCCGTACGCCACTCGTGGCCTCATCGGTACGACTATTGCGCTCCCCCTCGAAGGTCGCTCCGAGCGCCCCTAGGCTCGGCCCCACGCTGCGTGATCTTGATCTTGAGGAGCGTTGAGGAGCCCGATGTCAGCCGACAGCAAGCAGCCCCAGCCGCCCGAGGACGGGGCCGCCACCACCGCCGACTCGACCTCACTCCTGCTCTCCCATGCGCGGCTCACCGACGGACGGACCGTGGACGTGCGGCTCGTCGGCGGCCGGATCGAGGCCGTCGGCACCGCGGGCAGCCTCACCACCGTGGGCGCCCGCGTCGACCTCGGCGGCTACCTCCTGCTGCCCGCCGCCGCCGAACCCCACGCCCACGCCGACACCGCGCTCTCCGCCGACACCCCCGGCCCCGTCTCGTACGCCCCCGAGGAGGTGCAGCGGCGGGCCACCGAGGCCGCGCTGCTCCAGCTCGGCCACGGCGCGACGGCGCTCCGCGCGCACGTGCGCATCGGCGACGTCCACGGACTCGGCCCGCTCGAAGCGGTGCTGCAGGCCCGGCGCTCGCTGCGCGGCCTCGCCGACCTGACGGCCGTCGCCGTGCCCCGGCTGCTCACGGGCGTCGCGGGAGCGGACGGACTCGCGACCCTGCGGGACGCGGTGAAGATGGGCGCCGGGGTGGTCGGCGGCTGCCCGGACCTCGACCCGGACCCGGCCGGATATGTGGAGGCCGTCCTCGACGTCGCGGCCGAGCACGGCGTCCCGGTCGACCTGCACACCGACGGGGACGACCCGGCCCGGCTCGCCCGGCTCGCGGCGATGGCCGGCGGGCTGCGGCCCGGGGTCACGATCGGCCCGTGCGCCGGGCTCGCCCGGCTCCCCTCCGACGCGGCGAGCCGGACGGCGGACCGGCTGGCGGCGGCCGGGGTGACGGTGGTCTGCCTGCCCCAGGGAGGCTGCGGGGGCACGGAGCTGCGCGGAGCGGCGCCGGTGCGGCTGCTGCGGACGGCCGGGGTGCGGGTCGCGGCGGGCAGCGGGGCGCTGCGGGACGTGGCCAATCCGGTGGGGCGCGGGGACCCGCTGGAGGCGGCCTACCTCCTCGCCTCGCTCGGCGGGCTGCCGCCCCAGGAGGCGTACGGGGCGGTGAGCGCGCGGGCGCGGGCGGCGATGGGCCTGCCGGAGGTGCGGGTGGAGGCCGGCTTCCCGGCGGAGCTGCTCGCGGTGCGCGGCGAGCGCCTGGCGGGCGTGCTGTCCCTCGCGTACAGCCGGATCGTGGTGCACCGGGGGCGGGTGGTGGCCCGGACGAGCGCGGTGCGGGAGTACTGCGACTCGGCGGCGGCCCTGGACCTGCCGCGTCAGGCGCGCCCGGAAAGGCCGCCCGAGCCGGGGAGCCCCCCGGCCGGACCCGACGTACGGTCGTGAGTATGCGCATCGTCATCGCTGGAGGACACGGACAGATCGCCCTGCGCCTGGAGAGGCTGCTCTCGCACGCCGGGCACGAGGTCGCGGGGATCATCCGCAAACCGGAACAGGGCGCCGACCTGCGGGAGGCGGGCGCGGAGCCCGTCCACCTGGACCTGGAGTCGGCGTCGGTCGAGATGGTGGCCGCGGTGCTGCAGGGCGCCGACGCGGCCGTCTTCGCGGCGGGCGCGGGCCCGGGCAGCGGCGCCGACCGCAAGGACACGGTGGACCGGGCGGCCGCGGTGCTGTTCGCGGACGCGGCGGAACGGGCGGGCGTGCGGCGGTACCTCGTCGTCTCCTCGATGGGCGCGGACGCCTCCCACCCGGGCGACGGGATCTTCGACGCCTACCTCCGCGCGAAGGGCGCGGCCGACGACGACATCCGCTCCCGCACGGCCCTGGACTGGACGATCCTGCGCCCCGGCTCCCTGACGGACGACGCGGGGACGGGCATGGTCCGCCTGGAGGCGCACACGGGCCGCGGACCGATCCCCCGGGACGACGTGGCCGCGGTCCTCGCCGAACTCCTCGACACCCCGGCGACCGCCGGCCTGACCCTGGAACTGATCGCCGGTTCGGTCCCGCTCTCGGTGGCGGTGAAGGACGTGGCCGGCAACTGAGCCGCGGTCCCGTCCGCACTCCCGCCGTGAAACGAGTGAAGGTCCCCGGTGCAAGCACCGGGGACCTTCTTCACGTGGCGACGCCAGGATTCGAACCTGGGTAGGCTAAGCCGACGGATTTACAGTCCGCTCCCATTGGCCACTCGGGCACATCGCCATGGGTTCGCTGCCTTGGTTCACCGCTTTTCTGCGGTGTTCCCCGGCAACGACGTAAACAATACCTGATCCCCGGGGGTGCTTCGCCACCCGATTGATCAGCGGTTCGGCCGGCGGCTCACCCCCTAGGCTTTGGGGCGTACCCCACAGCATCCGAGCAAGGAGCCACGAGTCATGGCCGACTCCAGTTTCGACATCGTCTCCAAGGTCGAGCGGCAGGAGGTCGACAACGCCCTCAACCAGGCCGTGAAGGAGATCTCCCAGCGCTACGACTTCAAGGGAACCAACGCCTCGATCTCCTGGTCGGGCGAGAAGATCCTGATGCAGGCGAACGGCGAGGAGCGCGTCATGGCGATCCTCGACATCTTCCAGTCCAAGCTGATCAAGCGCGGGATCTCCCTCAAGTCCCTGGACGTCGAGGGCGAGCCCCAGCTGTCCGGCAAGGAGTACAAGCTCTTCGCCTCCGTCCAGGAGGGCATCTCCCAGGAGAACGCCAAGAAGGTCGCGAAGGCCATCCGCGACGAGGGCCCCAAGGGCGTCAAGGCGCAGGTGCAGGGCGACGAGCTGCGCGTCAGCTCGAAGAGCCGGGACGACCTGCAGGCCGTGCAGGCGCTGCTCAAGGGCAAGGACTTCGACTTCGCGATCCAGTTCGTGAACTACCGCTGACCCGTCGAGGCCGGTGTCCGAATACCGCCAGCCGAGTGCTCGGCGGTCCCCGCACACTGGGTCTCCGGAAGACCCGTGCGGGGAGAGGAACCGGTCATGACCGTGTACGCGTACGTCGACGGCCCCCTGGGCGAGATGCTGCTTGTCGGGCGGCTCGCCGAAGGGGGCCGAGCCGTGCTGCGCTCGCTGTCCCTGCCGGGGCAGAAGGGCGCCGTCGTGGTCGAGGACGGCTGGACGCGCGCGCCCGAGGCGTTCGCCGAGGCCGCCGGGCAGCTGGGCGAGTACTTCGC contains these protein-coding regions:
- a CDS encoding MaoC family dehydratase N-terminal domain-containing protein translates to MALDQSFVGRTYPPTAPYEVGREKIREFAEAIGDANPAYTDTEAAKALGHSDVIAPPTFVFAITFKAAGAVIEDPQLGLDYSRVVHGDQKFVYTRPVRAGDRLSVTSTIEAIKSLAGNDILDIRGEVHDASGEHVVTAWTKLVSRAPEGA
- a CDS encoding MaoC family dehydratase; protein product: MTAKIAYDEVEVGTELPAQTFPVTRATLVRYAGASGDFNPIHWNEKFAVEVGLPDVIAHGMFTMAEAIRVVTDWAGDPAAVVEYGVRFTKPVVVPNDGTGALIEVSAKVAAKLDDQQVRVDITATSAGQKVLGMSRAVVRLA
- a CDS encoding amidohydrolase family protein, which gives rise to MSADSKQPQPPEDGAATTADSTSLLLSHARLTDGRTVDVRLVGGRIEAVGTAGSLTTVGARVDLGGYLLLPAAAEPHAHADTALSADTPGPVSYAPEEVQRRATEAALLQLGHGATALRAHVRIGDVHGLGPLEAVLQARRSLRGLADLTAVAVPRLLTGVAGADGLATLRDAVKMGAGVVGGCPDLDPDPAGYVEAVLDVAAEHGVPVDLHTDGDDPARLARLAAMAGGLRPGVTIGPCAGLARLPSDAASRTADRLAAAGVTVVCLPQGGCGGTELRGAAPVRLLRTAGVRVAAGSGALRDVANPVGRGDPLEAAYLLASLGGLPPQEAYGAVSARARAAMGLPEVRVEAGFPAELLAVRGERLAGVLSLAYSRIVVHRGRVVARTSAVREYCDSAAALDLPRQARPERPPEPGSPPAGPDVRS
- a CDS encoding NAD(P)H-binding protein; translation: MRIVIAGGHGQIALRLERLLSHAGHEVAGIIRKPEQGADLREAGAEPVHLDLESASVEMVAAVLQGADAAVFAAGAGPGSGADRKDTVDRAAAVLFADAAERAGVRRYLVVSSMGADASHPGDGIFDAYLRAKGAADDDIRSRTALDWTILRPGSLTDDAGTGMVRLEAHTGRGPIPRDDVAAVLAELLDTPATAGLTLELIAGSVPLSVAVKDVAGN
- a CDS encoding YajQ family cyclic di-GMP-binding protein translates to MADSSFDIVSKVERQEVDNALNQAVKEISQRYDFKGTNASISWSGEKILMQANGEERVMAILDIFQSKLIKRGISLKSLDVEGEPQLSGKEYKLFASVQEGISQENAKKVAKAIRDEGPKGVKAQVQGDELRVSSKSRDDLQAVQALLKGKDFDFAIQFVNYR
- the rpmG gene encoding 50S ribosomal protein L33; amino-acid sequence: MAATDVRPKITLACVECKERNYITKKNRRNNPDRLEMKKHCPRCNSHTAHRETR